GTGAACCTAGTCTGCAAGGTAAGATTTAACAGGTTTTACTTGCTAAATAGCTTGCATACCTAAATTGTATTGCTTTAACAAACCCTTGTAGCTTACGTAAACATCTACATCAAGCAGCTACCTAGAATAGCTCCTTTCTGAAAGGTTGCCTGTAATGGACATATTTGGCTAGCTAACTTAGCAGTGCAGCTCCTCGGCTTTCATTGCCAAGGCATCTGTgatgtaaaagtaaaatattaaatcgTGTAATCTTGAAAATTCCCACAAAAATGACAAGCATCAATTGTACGCCTTCTGTTCTAGAAGATATGTAAAGTATATACTGCATGTCAACCCAATGCAGGCTAGCAATCCTGTGAAAATCCAtaacaataaattaataacattttaattaatatcaGTATGattcctaataaaaaaaatatagagcTGTCTATAGGCTACTCAGATCTTGTTGTTGTGTGCTCATCTCTTTTATAATAATCAAAATGGGAAAACTATGTCTGACCTTTGCCATCTGCATCTTCCATGGTTCCAGCAAGTGGCACCATACACCCTGACATCCAATCCAGCTGTTCTCCAAGAACTGGGACTGATAAACCAGAACCTCCAGGGTCGGGATATTCCAGGCCTGGCAGAGCAGGCAGGGATTGGTCAGTGCCGGGCAGATTAATCTCACCTACAAGAGTATGCAGATGTTTTATAGATGCCCTGTCAGTGAAGCAGAATTTCAAGCACACTAACATGATACTCATTAATGGCAAGAGCACAAATAAATTAGCATTGTCAAACATACTGGTGTAAGTGTTTTGTGAAATAGCAAGGAAACGCAGAATATGGGTGAGACTTAACTAGCTAGAGAGTCAGGTTTGTGAAATGTCTCCACATGAACTGCCTAATTAACTAGATCTCATGATTGTACATGAAGATTGGCTAGCTAGGTTTTGTCACAATTTTCTGTCCACATGCCAGAGCAAAAATATTTGGTGATTCTTCTCATAACTGTCATAAATAGCAAACTACATACAGTTTATACAAGATTCATAATAAGTTATTAATCTTTGAACCAGTAAGTTTAAAACTTAATGTgcatattaaaaatgtttactcacaTCTAAGCAAATGAAAAACCCAATTACCTAAAGTGCCTCCATCTTCAGCCACCCACCAGGCCCACTCCTGCTGAGCCTCCAGACAACTCAGCAGCTGAATCATGCTGTGCTGACTGTTTCTCCAGGCTAGCTCTAAATCTGAGGCAGCTGCCTTCACTCTGCTAATCTCATTTTGGAGCTCTTGACTCCCAGATTTCCACTCTTCACAGGAAGCCCGTATCAGCTCCACCACCTGCACCCGTGCACCAAGAGCTTGGCTGTCCAGTAGAGCCTGGAAACCCCCTGCATGTGGCACAACTTTCCCTCCCCGGATGCTACCTCCACTGACATGCACCAGCCTGCCACTCAGGGGCTCAATGAAGGATTCACCAAGCAGTAGACCTCCTACTGGAAGCACGGCACCTGCAACAGAGACTTAAATGTCAAGTTAAACCTCATATCAACAGACctacaaatgtttttttgaaCATTCAAAATAAGTCTTTGTTTATATTCAGATGAAATTGTTGAATATTAGAAATATGGTTTTATAATTAATTTTGAGTTGCTTTCTTTTGGAGCTTATAGTTTGCAGGTAGAATAATGCAGTGCTTCTCAGAGTGGGGACTGAGGATCCTCAGGGGTTCACAAAGCATAGAAATAGAAGTTATTATATtcaggggtccaagcaccaatgCAAACTCAAAACTGTGTTGTATTCATAGAAAACTCAGGAAGAGGAAGCTATGGAAATTCTATGGAAATTTTTCTTATAATTTAAGCAATTTCTGGCTACAAAGTTTGTATTTCAGTAATctggttattattgttttttttctgggaaTCTGAAAGTTTCTAGTAAATGTTCAAAACGACATATTCCAATATGTAGAAGAAAGATATGTACCTGTTTGTGAGTCCAAAGTAACACCTGTGATGAGCACCACATTGCCTGTGCGAGGATCCAGCATCGGACAACCGATTTGAATGGGCTGGCGGAGTCGAGTCACAGGGCACACGTGAACTCCCCCTACCGGGTAAACCGTCCCTGTCTGGGGGTGAATGGTGACTGCCAAGATCGGGACAAGTACACCAGTTTCATAGTCATACATGGGTCCCCCAAATACAAGCTTCTGGCCTGGTTGGAGGCTTCCCAACTTGGATGGCCCTAGCAGCTCAGAGTGATGAGATGAAGGGTAGGGAATAAACGGAATCACAGGTGACTCCCATTTTCCAACTTCACCTGAGATGAGATGTTAGAGTCACATGCTGATGTTTAATAGTGCATCATTATGGCATAATAGAATAAAAGCAGGATGCATGAAAATTGGATCCTCAACTCACCCATACAAGCATCGGCTGTGTAGACAAGGGCAGAGCTGGAGGGGTCAAATCCAACATTCCCAGCCATGGGGAGCAACCGGCCAGTGTGAGGATGCAGGAAGAAATCAGAGGGCACAGGCATGCTGTGTCCACTAGCCAGGAGCATGTGGGCATTCAAGATTGGATGGATGAGGCCTGTGCAGGGGTCCACATGGACTGTATCACAGGCCCGGACAGACCCGTCAGGTGCTGTGTCGGTGTAAAGATTGGTGCAAATGTCATTCCAGAAACATGTGAGGAATCACTATATGAGCAGCAATAAGGTCTCACCACTAGGTGGAGTAGTTCATTTACCAGATGTGACACaaacagtatgtaaaactgcaTTCTGGAGAACGGTAACTAAATACAACAGCCAATCATACAGATTTTGGTGGGATTGTGGTAAGGGTTAGCCAATAGTAACTGACAGCTCTGAATTCTGAATCACAAATTGCATTAGCCgatcagtatattatattatggattAGTCATAATCAGCCTctaaaccacctgcctaatattgtgtaggtaaTTCTTTTAACACCAAATCAGCTCTAACCCATTGAGGCCAGACCTCTGAAGTTGTGCTGTTGTATCTGGCACTAATATCTTAGCAGCAACTGTAAGTTAAGAGGCGGGGCTTCAGTGGATTcaacttgtttgtccagcacatcaaGAACtgattgttcacttgctgtctaatacacagatcaggcgtaacattatgataacctgcctaatattgtgttggtccccggtttgctgccaaaacaaccctgacccatcatgcactgtgtattctgacacctttctatcagaacttcttcagcgatttgaccaacagtacctcgtctgttggatcggatcacacgggctcatccccacgtgcatcaatgagtcttggccgcccatgaccctgtcgctggttcaccactgttccttccttggaccacttttgatagatactgaccactgcagaccgggaaccatttgaaataatcagtgattggCTAGAGATCAGATTTAATCTATGctaataactaataaaaaaaaaaaaattagggacaactttttaaaatctgtgaCCGTGATGATGAAACATATGAATCATGGACAAAggcatttgtttttctttttttttaataaaggtttgacagccttcacacactacagtgtcACAGCTTTAGATAGCTTTATACAGAGCCTGTAGAAAGTATTCAGGCTCCCTGaaattatttctctttttgaTGTTATTGCAACACTGAAGCACATCAGAATGGGATTTTTTTCCCACTCCTtttgaatttttaatttttttatatttataaaatataatgaaattaattatttttatgtcCTTAGAattatttagaataaaaaaaatacattttaaattaaatttatttaaatttattaatgtatttttttaaattaattttaaagtaTTCACCCCGTCGTTGTACTTATCTCACATGTGTCTGTTTTAGCTCTGCACATTTTGATTGTGGCATTTTCTTTCATTACTTTAAGCACAATTTCTCCAACTTTTAAATTGAATAAAGAATGTTGGTGAACAGCAATTTTCAGGTCATGCCACAGATTTTAAATTGGGCTTTGACTCAGCCATTCCAAAACACGAATCTTCTTTTAAGCCATTCCTTTGTAGATTTCTGCCCTGTGCTTTGGCTCATTGTCCTGTTGGAACATGTATTTTCGCCCTAAATGCAAATCTGTGGCTGACTGGAACAGGTTCTGCTCAATAGTTTGCTTTGTCCATTTTGTCTCTGACCGTAACAAGCTTTCAGGTGACTTCTGCTGATAAACAGCCTTAGATCATGACGTTACCACATCACATGATTGATGTTACCGGGGCTGAATTTGGTTTCGaagattattatttgtttttagaaCAAACAGGCTCAATTGTTTTCCCAAAAGCACTTAAGCGAACCTCTAAAATGGCAGTTGATTCTTCTTGATCTGCAAAGATCTGCACATGTTTTCCTGTATCAGATTGTAACTCCTTCTCTGTTGTAGCTGGACTCTTCAACACTCCTGTGTCCACTCTTGCCTAAGCACTCCTGATCTTGACCATgtctgtcctgtttttttttccactttgttataatggATTTCACAATGCTTGTAGGACGGTTCGAAGCTTAGCTGATCTTTTTATCCTTTAACCTTTTACCTAACAACTTTCTTCATGACCCCAGGACTAATCTGATCTACTGTTTAAGCTGTaagacctcttcctgtcagagatATTTGTTGTTCAAACATGAAATTCAAATTCATATGGATTTAAAATAGTCACAGATATACAGAAGGctgtttataacactgttaaaCTGAGCACAGGTCCAaagatatacaccgatcagtcataacattgtgagcagtgagaggtgaagtgaataacactgatgatctcctcatcatggcacctgttagtgggtgggatatattagacagcaggtgaacatttagtcctcaaagttgatgtgttagaagcaggaaaaatggacaagcgtaaggatttgagtgagtttgacgaagggccaaattgtgatggctagaccactggatcagagcatctcttgtggggtgttcccggtctgcagtggtcagtatctatcaaaactggtccaaggaaggaacagtggtgaactggataCAGGATCATGGggagccaaggctcactgatgcacgtggggagcgaaggctggcccatgtgatcggatccaacagacgagctactgttgctcaaattgctgaagaatttaatgctggctCTGAAAGAAAGGTGCCTGATCCGTGTATATGAATATCCAAAAGGTTATAGTTAAACAAACAACTCTTTCAGGTCAATAAATTGCGGAAGAATTTTCAATAGTTTTCTATGTAGGACAAGGACCTTGGACATGTTTTGGAAAAGTGCAGTAACTCACAGATAATGTCATCCCTAGTGAGGACTGATCCAGAAGTGGGGCAAAGAAGACGTGCTCCAGTCCCCTGTTTGAGCACGACCCAGCAACCCTGCCTCTCCGCCTCCACTGAGACCAGCTCTGCCATCTCCTCAGCCAGCACAGTAACTCTGTCCATAACACTACAAACCACAACTTACTTAAATCACAATGGCAAGGAATAGAGATTGATAACAAAGGATTAATAtgtattataataacattattattattattattattattattattattattattattattattatttaaaaaaatgtaaaaaaaaaggtttgctgtaaaaaaaatgttttcatttacattacCACTGAATATCGgtgggaaatatatatataaaaatgaatctaTAATTTTTTAGAATTATTATAAAGCATTTAAAGCATTAGATGAAAATCATAGAGTtgtcaaataaaatattttaagtcTATGTTTTTGATTTGTGCATGCTTTGAAATATCAAAAAAATTGGACAAATTAAGCgttcagagaaaaagaaaaaaatataaaataaatgcaagAATCTGTGCAAATGCAAGATATGATAAAATGTTGTGTAAATGATAAAGTTCTTTATGAAATCTCATTTCTATAAGCGTGCGATTCAGTGTATCAAGTATCATActtaattttttcttcttccaacATTATACATTTGTTTATATCACTGCTTGCCTATGTATAAATGTAATCTTGATGCTTATATATAAATCCTAAAATGAATCCTGTCTagtctcttccccatctctttCCCATTAGTCGTACCAAAACGATCCCAAAGGATCGATATCAAGGTTGGAACGGAAAAAATCGATCAGACTCATCATTAAAGGGAGCAAAGGTGCTCCTTATTTTAGTTCCTGTTTTGCAAACAGTCTGCATTCTATTTAAATATTGAAGGAAAAGATATTTTTAGTTTCATCCGGGACACAGGGTTACTTGGACCTTTGAGAAGAGATTGCACTCGTGTCTTTTCAGCAGTTAAGTTCAAAGTTCCTGCTTTCTGAAATGCATATAATGCATTTTGTTCATTATCAAGTACTCTTTTTAATTCTACTTCATACTGCTAAACAGATCGTTCTCTGTGAATTAGCCTTTGGATCACAGGTGAACAGTGGCTGTCTCTACAAACTCAGGTGGTTATTTAACACTGCAATACGCAGACCATACAAAGCTTTCATTTAGctttaatataaagaaaataaatggaataGTACTAAATACTGAACTGTAGTAGTTAATGCAGTCACTGGAGTTCAGAAAGTTGGAAGAATCCATTCCTCTGACTTATCCTATGATCCTAGATGTTGGTTGATGACACCAGTGAAGTTATTTAACACTGCATCAAGATTCTATTCTGTTTCTGCACTaaggtggtggaataaactcTAGATGTCCGGACAGTTCTCAGACAAGATCTATCTCgtcctgaaatacttaaaccaacACTTTTTTcgttttaaagtaaataaataaataatggaatAAATATCTCTGGGATTTTCTGGCTGTATTACCTCCCAATAGTGTTTTCAGACTGATGAAATTCTTAGTCCCTGACCTAGTGATCCAGTATTGATGTTTTCATTGACAGAAAAATACTTCTGAAAATCACTTTGGGAAATAGActcgtaaatgtaaatgtcatttaaaaagcAGAGGTCTACCATAACCTCGAAATATAAATATGATCCAGATGAAATTGATCAAATTCTAGATTCAAGGTAtgtagttaaaaataaaatgtccacTTGGCCCTGAGAATCACTAACTGAGGATCAGCTCAAGGTAAATGCCTTTATTTAAGAAAGTCTTTTTTGAGAGCTTTTGCTGAATCTTTTTTCCCTTAAATCAACATTCCAcctaatttacattttataaaaactTTACTCCTTCATTTACACCCTCTGGGGGATTGAtttattaagttaaaaaaaaaaatagctggaGTGGTTCTGTCCTTATTCAGTAATTCCTCTCCAGATTCTGGATTCAGATGGTTAGGTTgctcaataatatttttattagtaaataaatgagtcTACTTCTATTTCTGCCTCTGAGAAATTTTATTCTTTTGCTGTTTTGGCCTCCTTTTACATGTTAAGCTCTTTATAGGATTTATCTTGTTTAGAGTTTTGTGAGAATCAATAGGTTCGTTTCCGAATAAATTCGATCTGATCATGGATTTTGAATGTACTGTTTATATGGACAATAAACATTGCAATCGGATTCAAATACCCATATATTACATGTGCATTACATATAAGCACCCAAGCACAGGccatttgtattcatttaaatggttcttttttttttcttttatttaccaGATTATTTCAGATCTACTTTCAAGATGATCCAGTTGAGGTGTTTACGTTAACGATTTTTAATCGGATAACTAACACATTATTTGGTTGCATGTGACGTCCTGATTGATGTCACACCTACCGCAGACAAATCCccccagaccaccagagggcaaccTTGTGTGCTGTATGAACTTTTccttttgttgtgtttgttctaTTTTCCTCCTTCGATCATGCCCAGCCGTTTTGTATTGTCTCATTAGTGTGCCACAACTTAAGAGCCTTAGGTGCCATAGTTTGCTCCTAGTGTTTATCTTTTTACTGTTTATGTggggtgtggtagcttagtggttaagacatTGGCTTGCTAATcagtaggttgtgagtttgaatcccaggcccATCaaactgctactgctgggcccctgaataAATTGTTGCTCCAGATAAAGGTGTATGCTGTAAATGAAAAAACTCCTAAAAGAAGCCCGATGAAGCCAGTGTATGAATGTGCATCGGAAACATACCACTGCTGAATGGGTTTGTTCCAGAGAGAGGCCTGGCTGTCAGAAACCAGCATCAGCAACCGAAGGCATTCCCTGAGCAGTGGTGAGAAAGCCTTGTGCATGGCATGCTGGGACTGTGACTCATTCTGTAGGATCTGAAGCTGGCTTTCTAGCAGCTGGGAAATCTGGGTGCCCAGAACTTTCCTGCGGCTTATCTCTTTCTCCACTTGCCTCTCCAAACACTCCAGCTTGCACCCTACCACCATTGCCCGCCGGTCAGGCTGGAGCCCACGTATCTTTTCCAGCACTCCTTGATAGAGCTGCTTCACCTGTGGGTGTAGATAGATAAAGTAGATAGATAAAGTTTTCCTTCAGTGGGGAATTTCCTCATCTTGCATGGGAGTAAGTTATTGGTGGTTAGCCTGCTCCACCCAGAAGCACCAAAGAGGAGAAAACGTTTGCTGTggtttatttaatatgtttacaTCCAGAAGTTATTTTCAGAGGAAATCACAAATTCGGAACAAACCATGGAAAAATCACCTCTTCTCTGAGCTGCCCAAGCTGGCTAGTAACAGACACGCTGTGCTTAAGCAAGATCTCATAAAAGGTGCTGGAACTGAAAGCCTCCAGGTTCACCTGCTCCTCATAGTCCCAGAACTCGTCTGAGGTTTCAGCCATAGCTGTGAGCAATATGAGAAGAGTGAGTAAACCTGTCTAGTTCAAGATGCAGTCTTCTTCCCCGATGTTGCTACATTTTACTTCTCAACTGTTCACAACAGTATTAAATGAACATGTCTATGGTGTATTATTGCAGGATACGCAGTAATTTGTATAACATAAGCATCACTCAATGACCCAGATTTGGAAACATTTTTATGGAATTTCATATAATTTCCTAGTTACATCAATCACCATGAGATCTGTAACTCCTTACATTAAAGttttcagaaggttgtgagtttgaatcccaggtccaccaaactgcctcTGCTCTACCCTTgaccaaggcccttaaacctcaattgctcaattgaataaaatgagataagtcGCTCTGAATAAGGGTGTGTGCCAgaatatgtaaatgtttatggtTCACGGTACATTGAAAATGTTTAGAGCAGAATCAAGACTTGCAGATGAGAAGGCTGCTTATTAATGATCTAAGGTCTGCTGATAATGCATTAATTCATTAACAGCAGACACTGACAATATTATGCAGATGTTCAAGTATATGTCACGGATAAGAAATTTTCAGGTTTGTCAAGCTAGACAGATATTTACAGTTATTTGATTCTCTTCTGGTGGGAATTATTTGTCCTACTTCCATATGCTTAATTAGTAAAAATGAGCAAACAAGTCCCTCTGAACATTGCCAAGTGAACTGATGTGGTAAATGCAGCTGTCGCTCTAAAGACTGTCCTTGTTTTCAGGTTTGTTTCAAAGACTAAACATGGAGCTGGTATGTTTGGGGTTTAGCTTTGAATGCAAGAACTAACCAAAAGCTAATAAAAGCGAAAATATATCATGTTTGCGCTCTTATTGGCAACAGAACTGTCTACACGACTGATTTTGTAACTTCTTACATCATACAGCAAACTGAATTTTGTTTTGTAAGCACAGATGAGATGCAACAGTTGAAATATCTGCCAGTTTTCACGGCAGATTGTTGTGCAAtatggcagcaggaataacctCAGCTCTGTTTGAGTGCTAGCCAAGATAGTTTGGAAATGTAGTACTAGAGAATTGTTTGTACACAGCAAGCTTTTATTTTGAACAGTTACCTCTCAGAATCGGGTCCTCGTTCATTCCAACCTGCAGGTTCCGGTGCGTCTTTTTCAGTGCCATGACCCTTGAACCTTTCGATGAATAGTCATCCATGTTGTACTTGAGCTGTAGATCTCGGTACCTGGCTTGAAAAGGCAGCTTCTCTGGCCAGCCATGCTCCCTGAACAAGATCTGTGTATTTGAAAAGGAAATCAGCAGTTCTTGAACACTAGTAACCAATAGTTATAGGGTTGGTTCTTTTATGATAGATTTATAGCACAAGACTGACCAGTACTACAAGACACAAGCAGAGCACAACTGTGGCTCCAGCCAAGAGACCTCCAATCACCCACCAATCGGGTCGCAGCAGGACCTGGCGTTGGATTGTTATTCCCACTCGAATCATATGATGTGGGTCAGTAGGAAAGAATGGACCATTGTCATAGCAATCTCCTCCAGCAGGCAAAACCTTTACATACTAGAGAGGGACATTACTGTTGGCACCTTATAGATAGCAAGGTCAAGGTCATATTTTGGATGCAGTTAAAGGTAAGTTAAACAGGTACAATACCACATGCTTGTGTTGATTGCTGCTCAGTTTGAGGACGTACACACCAGGCTCAGTGAAGCTAACTGAAAAGAGGGAGTTTGCAGATCGTGCCATTACTAGCTCTTGTTCCAAGACTCTAAAGACTCCCCAGTCGAAAGCAGCATTAGTGTTGAACAAGTTCTCTCTGTAAACAACAGAGACAAGGCAAACCCTTGAAAATTTTTAAGTCAGTTTGAGACCAACTAAGTCTAAATGGGACAGGCAAAGATTTATTACTCACACATCATACTGTGGATAGTGGTGCCTGGTGACAGTGAATAAAAGAATGTCCTCCAGATGCAAGCAAGCTATTGGGTTCATCACTTGATCGGCTTCTCTATTCCTGGCTCCTCTTGAAGCAGGACCCATGGACCAATAGGATTCCATATCCACATAGGTATGGTTTCCTGGTAAGTGAATTGATTTTAAAACCACTTGGCATGGTTACTCATTATGGGTATACCAggttaaatgttaaaaactACCTTTTATCTAAGCAGCACCTTACCCACACTGTGTCTGTTCATGATCTCAACAGAACTGGCACTCACTTCACTACCTTCCAAGATCAACATCCGGACTTCTGCTGGGATAGTGCTGAGGAAGCCATAGAATCCACTTTCTGTTGCATGGCAAACATTAATAAGTGTTAAATGACTGGTTGTGAATTCTTTCAACATCCTGGCCTTGGCTGTGGTTACTCACCCTTCGTCTGTATTGTGTACACGGGCCTGGAGAAGCCGTGATGCTGCTCACATTGCAGCCTTCCTCTGGACTCCCAATGTTTGAGGACAGATAAAAGCGCACTTCCTGATGCACTCACCTGCGTCCCTCAGAGATATATAGATCAAAGTGAAACTCTGGTCTTGTTTGCATTAACAAGATAAACAGGGCCCGTGGGTCACGTACCATATGCACTGTCAAAGATACAGTCTGAATATGTAGCATGGATGCTTTTGGGATGTTTTTCGAGGATACCCTTATATGGATATATATACCCTATGGATAGATCTAACTGACATTTTACTAGCTAAACAGATAATATGTCATAAAcacaatctgtttttatttaagaaagCTTGAACAAAATGTACCATGTAAGACATAACAAAAAATCATGCAAAGCAAGAGGTTTTGACTTTTATAGATTTCATAGATCAGCTCTGTAGCATGCAAGCCAAACGCAGATCATGTTTGTTTACATAACAATGCAGCAGTCCAGTGAATTAGCCTTctagttgatttttttttgtacattttgggAAGTAGTATAGCAATTGgggaaatattttttgtcacacacacatctgttggAGCTGGAATTGACAGCATTAGAAACACAACGCTGGTTTTTCTACCTCTTTTGTCCATTTATTTTCCCCAGAAAATAAAggattcatattttatttattttttaaaatgcaatttAAGCCACCCCCACTTCTGGTTTAAACCTGATGAGATACAGGTGCCGATATAGATAGTGGCATTATGCTACACTCATAGTGTGGTGGCAAGTTCATCTGTGATAGATATACAATGTACACAATATGGTTTAATCATGAATTTCATCCCTATAAGATGAAAGCTTGAAATGCAGACTCATGGGGTTGGTCCTGTATGCTGTACCTGTCTATTTGCCTCAGTGTAAAGCAGTGTAAGGAAAGCAGAACTGCACACCAGCTGCAAC
The window above is part of the Hemibagrus wyckioides isolate EC202008001 linkage group LG17, SWU_Hwy_1.0, whole genome shotgun sequence genome. Proteins encoded here:
- the si:dkey-103g5.4 gene encoding uncharacterized protein si:dkey-103g5.4 isoform X1, encoding MHKTRDCCWPVLLWWLCSPALRIVFGLNATRIHERQPPCQPGHYCPEGSETAVPCPRGMFSPSFWARDITGCISCPPHHYAPTEGLSACLPCGSRAQQHQPGQDKCVCLAEGQVFQASDGQCQCALGYRATQRGEACELKIYEICKNGQTRDQYGKCMDHKQWKHLCTHEVCASPQLYEGYDASLGLCVCKSLSDSGRSECSGWCGDRTRPVLQLVCSSAFLTLLYTEANRQVSASGSALLSVLKHWESRGRLQCEQHHGFSRPVYTIQTKESGFYGFLSTIPAEVRMLILEGSEVSASSVEIMNRHSVGNHTYVDMESYWSMGPASRGARNREADQVMNPIACLHLEDILLFTVTRHHYPQYDVENLFNTNAAFDWGVFRVLEQELVMARSANSLFSVSFTEPGVYVLKLSSNQHKHVYVKVLPAGGDCYDNGPFFPTDPHHMIRVGITIQRQVLLRPDWWVIGGLLAGATVVLCLCLVVLILFREHGWPEKLPFQARYRDLQLKYNMDDYSSKGSRVMALKKTHRNLQVGMNEDPILRAMAETSDEFWDYEEQVNLEAFSSSTFYEILLKHSVSVTSQLGQLREEVKQLYQGVLEKIRGLQPDRRAMVVGCKLECLERQVEKEISRRKVLGTQISQLLESQLQILQNESQSQHAMHKAFSPLLRECLRLLMLVSDSQASLWNKPIQQCVMDRVTVLAEEMAELVSVEAERQGCWVVLKQGTGARLLCPTSGSVLTRDDIISPDGSVRACDTVHVDPCTGLIHPILNAHMLLASGHSMPVPSDFFLHPHTGRLLPMAGNVGFDPSSSALVYTADACMGEVGKWESPVIPFIPYPSSHHSELLGPSKLGSLQPGQKLVFGGPMYDYETGVLVPILAVTIHPQTGTVYPVGGVHVCPVTRLRQPIQIGCPMLDPRTGNVVLITGVTLDSQTGAVLPVGGLLLGESFIEPLSGRLVHVSGGSIRGGKVVPHAGGFQALLDSQALGARVQVVELIRASCEEWKSGSQELQNEISRVKAAASDLELAWRNSQHSMIQLLSCLEAQQEWAWWVAEDGGTLGEINLPGTDQSLPALPGLEYPDPGGSGLSVPVLGEQLDWMSGCMVPLAGTMEDADGKGLVPIRFGAQTVDPVTGVVGPVVGARLDVWKRTVVPVTVSQCLNIRDTPDSVLAEAFQKECSMRAQFWRQQRVKEEDLVADLDRALQDYLYTALQEESDHFVWTDTEKQLKEAAAELQEAVNKEAQRRNAVKSELSLLLPGHILLTLTGGDVCDEEEWKQQQHWHTELTTVLNRVSVFMARQQWEQDRATNLGGAQRDEKTRQKELWEQLKQRHAELDVALSSVHWACELSQLRADTAEAILSGSFSYRDYGMVQHRGRKNPLKAMALTQHKILPQLDRLIQLLEDGKLSRLFIGAQSHRSSDLPMKQVFDRDTSSRAWTVSVPVAKDANQFCCAAVSAQSLKDHEKASSVSELNGLKPVLSRTSPTHTEQDVSPAQSQDAQTLKETLPMHITIPKLSGEDWASLLELSPLFRLIQDVEQRLRDRAKGPGFLSGEHTGSWCPFIDFLDAQWACEGELVKVAEDTLNPREFLIYQHGQLLLQLLHTHRVAPAVKLHLASSLPTNNYHCNAFRNSFHYQEMDNSLYVRQQRLQSVGGFSLLLLHCAAHISTDQLSVDTTADFQRAFFKVLQVCLSELFHARLELDAAEGKKQSSDSAFNSLVFDRVQKHHPETVSENLNEVARLLEKHKESSVFRKVESLLRDKNLEVSPSDGELPIKHGAEGQDAAPE
- the si:dkey-103g5.4 gene encoding uncharacterized protein si:dkey-103g5.4 isoform X8, whose amino-acid sequence is MHKTRDCCWPVLLWWLCSPALRIVFGLNATRIHERQPPCQPGHYCPEGSETAVPCPRGMFSPSFWARDITGCISCPPHHYAPTEGLSACLPCGSRAQQHQPGQDKCVCLAEGQVFQASDGQCQCALGYRATQRGEACELKIYEICKNGQTRDQYGKCMDHKQWKHLCTHEVCASPQLYEGYDASLGLCVCKSLSDSGRSECSGWCGDRTRPVLQLVCSSAFLTLLYTEANRQVSASGSALLSVLKHWESRGRLQCEQHHGFSRPVYTIQTKESGFYGFLSTIPAEVRMLILEGSEVSASSVEIMNRHSVGNHTYVDMESYWSMGPASRGARNREADQVMNPIACLHLEDILLFTVTRHHYPQYDVENLFNTNAAFDWGVFRVLEQELVMARSANSLFSVSFTEPGVYVLKLSSNQHKHVYVKVLPAGGDCYDNGPFFPTDPHHMIRVGITIQRQVLLRPDWWVIGGLLAGATVVLCLCLVVLILFREHGWPEKLPFQARYRDLQLKYNMDDYSSKGSRVMALKKTHRNLQVGMNEDPILRAMAETSDEFWDYEEQVNLEAFSSSTFYEILLKHSVSVTSQLGQLREEVKQLYQGVLEKIRGLQPDRRAMVVGCKLECLERQVEKEISRRKVLGTQISQLLESQLQILQNESQSQHAMHKAFSPLLRECLRLLMLVSDSQASLWNKPIQQCVMDRVTVLAEEMAELVSVEAERQGCWVVLKQGTGARLLCPTSGSVLTRDDIISPDGSVRACDTVHVDPCTGLIHPILNAHMLLASGHSMPVPSDFFLHPHTGRLLPMAGNVGFDPSSSALVYTADACMGEVGKWESPVIPFIPYPSSHHSELLGPSKLGSLQPGQKLVFGGPMYDYETGVLVPILAVTIHPQTGTVYPVGGVHVCPVTRLRQPIQIGCPMLDPRTGNVVLITGVTLDSQTGAVLPVGGLLLGESFIEPLSGRLVHVSGGSIRGGKVVPHAGGFQALLDSQALGARVQVVELIRASCEEWKSGSQELQNEISRVKAAASDLELAWRNSQHSMIQLLSCLEAQQEWAWWVAEDGGTLGEINLPGTDQSLPALPGLEYPDPGGSGLSVPVLGEQLDWMSGCMVPLAGTMEDADGKGLVPIRFGAQTVDPVTGVVGPVVGARLDVWKRTVVPVTVSQCLNIRDTPDSVLAEAFQKECSMRAQFWRQQRVKEEDLVADLDRALQDYLYTALQEESDHFVWTDTEKQLKEAAAELQEAVNKEAQRRNAVKSELSLLLPGHILLTLTGGDVCDEEEWKQQQHWHTELTTVLNRVSVFMARQQWEQDRATNLGGAQRDEKTRQKELWEQLKQRHAELDVALSSVHWACELSQLRADTAEAILSGSFSYRDYGMVQHRGRKNPLKAMALTQHKILPQLDRLIQLLEDGKLSRLFIGAQSHRSSDLPMKQVFDRDTSSRAWTVSVPVAKDANQFCCAAVSAQSLKDHEKASSVSELNGLKPVLSRTSPTHTEQDVSPAQSQGEDWASLLELSPLFRLIQDVEQRLRDRAKGPGFLSGSWCPFIDFLDAQWACEGELVKVAEDTLNPREFLIYQHGQLLLQLLHTHRVAPAVKLHLASSLPTNNYHCNAFRNSFHYQEMDNSLYVRQQRLQSVGGFSLLLLHCAAHISTDQLSVDTTADFQRAFFKVLQVCLSELFHARLELDAAEGKKQSSDSAFNSLVFDRVQKHHPETVSENLNEVARLLEKHKESSVFRKVESLLRDKNLEVSPSDGELPIKHGAEGQDAAPE